One part of the Marinobacter sp. M3C genome encodes these proteins:
- the pqqC gene encoding pyrroloquinoline-quinone synthase PqqC, producing MNAIVNTTLSRANFEQALRNKGRLYHIHHPYHQAMYGGQCSPEQIRGWVANRYYYQVMIPRKDAAIMANCPDASVRKQWLQRILDHDGHDSDVGGIEAWLCLAEAVGLTREEVTDQRHVLPGVRFAVDAYLNFARRATWQEAACSSLTELFAPEIHQSRLDSWPQHYPWIDEAGYSYFRKRLSEARRDVEHGLAITLEYFTSAAGQARALEILQFKLDILWSLLDALTMAYSHKTPPFHTVTDQQVWHRGL from the coding sequence ATGAACGCCATTGTGAACACCACCCTGAGTCGCGCGAATTTTGAACAGGCGTTACGCAATAAGGGCCGGCTCTATCATATTCATCACCCGTATCATCAGGCCATGTACGGCGGCCAGTGCAGCCCCGAGCAAATCCGCGGCTGGGTGGCCAACCGCTATTATTACCAAGTGATGATCCCGCGCAAAGACGCGGCCATTATGGCCAACTGCCCTGACGCCAGCGTGCGCAAACAATGGTTGCAGCGCATTCTTGACCACGATGGTCACGACAGCGATGTGGGTGGTATTGAAGCCTGGCTGTGCCTGGCAGAAGCCGTGGGGCTGACTCGGGAAGAAGTGACCGACCAGCGTCACGTTTTACCCGGCGTGCGTTTTGCGGTGGACGCCTACCTGAATTTTGCTCGTCGCGCGACCTGGCAAGAAGCGGCGTGCTCCTCACTGACCGAGCTGTTTGCGCCGGAAATTCACCAGTCTCGTCTGGACAGCTGGCCCCAGCATTATCCTTGGATTGACGAGGCGGGTTATAGCTACTTCCGCAAGCGCCTGTCAGAAGCCCGCCGCGATGTTGAACATGGTCTTGCCATTACGCTGGAATATTTCACCAGCGCCGCCGGGCAAGCTCGCGCCTTGGAGATTCTGCAGTTCAAACTGGACATTCTGTGGAGCCTGCTAGACGCTCTAACCATGGCTTACAGTCACAAAACGCCGCCGTTCCATACGGTTACCGACCAGCAAGTTTGGCACAGGGGGCTGTGA
- a CDS encoding PQQ-dependent methanol/ethanol family dehydrogenase, with amino-acid sequence MRSNRFGIRIAVSALALAVSYGAQAVTDEDILNDANTPEDIVSYGMGTQGQRFSTIEDLNTENIRYLQPAWAFSFGSEKMRGQESQPMIKDGVMYVTASYSRVYAIDARTGEEIWQYDARLPDGIMPCCDVVNRGVALYGDKVYFGTLDAKLVALNKDTGKPVWIKTVANYQAGYAITAAPIVVKGKLITGVAGGEFGVVGKVEAYDPETGDLVWTRPTVEGHMGYVYKDGKAIENGISGGEAGKTWPGDMWKNGGAAPWLGGTYDPDTDSLFFGTGNPAPWNSHLRPGDNLFSSSRLAIDPDDGSIKWHFQTTPHDGWDYDGVNELISFNYEENGKTVMAAATADRNGFFYVLNRENGDFIRGFPFVDKITWATGLDPKTGRPIYAEKGRPGDPSSMDGTKGETVLAQPAFLGGKNWMPMAFSQDTGLFYVPSNEWSMDIWNEPVSYKKGGAYLGAGFTIKPTNDDYIGVLRAMDPKTGEEVWRYENPAPLWGGVMTTAGNLVFTGTPEGYLKAFDAKTGEELYKFNTGSGVVGTPVTWMMDGEQFVSVSSGWGGAVPLWGGEVAKVVKDFNQGGMVWTFKLPKDRVASN; translated from the coding sequence ATGAGATCGAATAGATTCGGCATTCGCATTGCCGTCAGCGCCTTGGCTTTGGCCGTTTCCTACGGCGCCCAGGCGGTAACCGACGAAGACATTCTGAACGATGCCAACACCCCAGAAGACATTGTCAGCTATGGCATGGGCACTCAAGGGCAACGATTCAGCACCATTGAAGATTTGAACACTGAAAACATCCGCTATTTACAGCCCGCGTGGGCATTTTCTTTTGGCAGTGAAAAGATGCGCGGCCAAGAATCTCAGCCGATGATAAAAGATGGTGTGATGTACGTGACTGCTTCCTATTCACGGGTTTACGCTATTGACGCGAGAACCGGCGAGGAAATATGGCAATACGACGCTCGCCTGCCAGATGGCATCATGCCCTGCTGCGACGTGGTCAACCGCGGTGTTGCCCTTTACGGTGATAAAGTCTACTTCGGCACTCTGGACGCCAAACTGGTTGCCTTGAACAAAGACACCGGCAAGCCGGTTTGGATCAAGACAGTCGCGAATTATCAGGCCGGCTATGCCATCACCGCTGCCCCGATTGTGGTGAAAGGAAAACTGATTACTGGCGTGGCTGGCGGTGAGTTTGGCGTAGTGGGTAAAGTGGAAGCTTACGATCCCGAAACAGGTGATCTGGTTTGGACCAGACCCACGGTAGAAGGCCATATGGGCTACGTGTATAAAGATGGTAAGGCCATTGAAAACGGTATTTCTGGCGGTGAAGCAGGTAAAACCTGGCCTGGAGACATGTGGAAGAACGGTGGCGCGGCCCCGTGGCTGGGCGGCACTTACGACCCAGACACCGATTCGTTATTTTTTGGTACTGGCAACCCGGCACCTTGGAACTCGCACTTGCGCCCGGGGGATAACCTGTTCTCCTCTTCGCGCCTGGCCATTGATCCAGACGACGGCAGTATCAAGTGGCACTTTCAGACCACGCCCCACGACGGCTGGGATTATGACGGCGTTAACGAGCTGATTTCGTTCAATTACGAAGAAAATGGTAAAACCGTGATGGCCGCGGCCACCGCCGACCGCAACGGCTTTTTCTATGTTTTGAACCGGGAAAACGGCGACTTCATTCGCGGCTTCCCGTTTGTGGACAAAATCACTTGGGCGACCGGGCTTGATCCAAAAACCGGCCGGCCGATTTATGCCGAAAAGGGGCGCCCGGGTGATCCGTCGTCAATGGACGGCACGAAAGGCGAAACGGTTCTGGCGCAGCCGGCCTTCCTGGGCGGTAAGAACTGGATGCCGATGGCGTTCAGCCAGGACACCGGCCTGTTCTACGTACCCTCAAACGAGTGGTCAATGGACATTTGGAACGAGCCCGTATCCTACAAGAAAGGCGGAGCGTATCTGGGCGCAGGTTTCACCATCAAACCAACAAATGACGATTATATTGGCGTACTGCGCGCCATGGATCCCAAAACCGGAGAGGAAGTGTGGCGTTATGAAAACCCGGCACCTTTGTGGGGCGGGGTAATGACCACCGCCGGCAATCTGGTGTTCACCGGTACGCCAGAGGGCTATTTAAAAGCGTTTGACGCCAAAACGGGCGAAGAACTTTACAAATTCAACACCGGCTCAGGCGTGGTCGGCACCCCGGTGACCTGGATGATGGATGGCGAGCAATTCGTGTCTGTATCGTCAGGTTGGGGCGGAGCGGTTCCGCTTTGGGGCGGCGAAGTGGCCAAGGTGGTCAAAGACTTCAACCAAGGCGGTATGGTCTGGACCTTTAAACTGCCGAAGGATCGTGTTGCCAGCAACTGA
- the pqqD gene encoding pyrroloquinoline quinone biosynthesis peptide chaperone PqqD — protein sequence MADSAAVGETAGNIPRFRRGFRFQWEPVQNGYVLLYPEGMVKLNESAGAILREVDGQRCVQDIVSALEQAFPEAGPLAGDVNEFLQHACEQHWIELL from the coding sequence ATGGCAGACTCGGCAGCAGTTGGCGAAACAGCTGGAAACATACCGCGTTTCCGCCGTGGCTTCCGGTTTCAGTGGGAGCCGGTACAGAACGGCTATGTGTTGCTCTACCCCGAGGGCATGGTGAAGCTTAACGAAAGCGCCGGCGCTATTCTGCGCGAGGTGGACGGCCAGCGCTGCGTGCAGGACATTGTTAGTGCGCTGGAACAGGCCTTTCCCGAGGCAGGGCCGCTGGCGGGCGATGTTAACGAGTTTCTGCAACACGCTTGCGAACAACATTGGATTGAACTTTTATGA
- the pqqB gene encoding pyrroloquinoline quinone biosynthesis protein PqqB: MFIQVLGSAAGGGFPQWNCNCANCDGLRKGTVNAHARTQSSIAVSEDGERWILFNASPDIRAQLASFPAMQPARALRDTGIAAVLLIDSQVDHTTGLLTLREGLPLDIWCTAQVHEDLSSGFPLFPMLEHWNGGLQWQEIALGDGVAEAFVIPCAPNLKLTAIPLLSNAPPYSPRRDQPHPGDNIGVFIEDTRTGSTVLYAPGLGKPDEHILQWMRQADVLMVDGTVWHDDEMIRQKVGTKTGQDMGHLAQSGPGGMIEVLDTMSSSRKILIHINNTNPILNEDSAERTQLAQHGIEVAWDGMHIDLSGAP; the protein is encoded by the coding sequence ATGTTTATTCAGGTTCTTGGCTCAGCGGCAGGCGGCGGTTTCCCCCAGTGGAACTGCAATTGTGCCAATTGCGATGGCCTGCGCAAGGGCACCGTTAACGCTCACGCACGCACCCAGTCATCCATCGCGGTCAGTGAAGACGGCGAACGCTGGATACTCTTTAATGCCTCCCCCGATATTCGTGCCCAGCTGGCGTCGTTTCCTGCTATGCAGCCGGCGCGCGCGCTGCGCGACACCGGTATTGCAGCCGTGTTGTTGATCGACAGTCAGGTGGATCACACAACCGGCCTGCTTACACTTCGCGAAGGCCTACCGTTAGATATTTGGTGTACCGCACAGGTGCACGAAGACCTTAGCTCGGGTTTTCCGCTGTTCCCGATGCTGGAACACTGGAACGGAGGATTACAATGGCAAGAAATTGCCCTTGGCGACGGCGTCGCCGAAGCGTTTGTTATTCCTTGCGCGCCGAATCTGAAACTGACCGCTATTCCGTTGCTGAGCAACGCGCCACCCTATTCGCCCCGCCGCGACCAGCCACACCCCGGTGACAATATTGGCGTGTTTATCGAAGACACGCGCACGGGTTCAACTGTGCTCTACGCACCGGGGCTGGGTAAACCTGACGAGCACATACTGCAGTGGATGCGCCAGGCAGATGTTCTGATGGTAGACGGCACCGTGTGGCACGATGACGAAATGATTCGCCAGAAAGTCGGCACAAAAACCGGTCAGGACATGGGTCATCTGGCCCAGAGTGGTCCTGGTGGCATGATTGAGGTGTTAGATACTATGTCGTCCAGCCGCAAAATCTTAATACATATCAACAACACCAACCCGATTCTGAACGAGGACTCCGCGGAGCGAACGCAATTGGCGCAACACGGAATCGAAGTAGCCTGGGACGGAATGCACATTGATCTGTCGGGGGCGCCATGA
- a CDS encoding prolyl oligopeptidase family serine peptidase gives MASNAGVFWLQNEPETGASRIWHLDDQGAPFALDTNLRNLRSRVNGYGGGALAAAPDGVFAVSDDQRIHFIPLGVAQSQVLTTDTAAYGGLRADPLRQRVLAVRETGQGVADGFQQLVAVARDGALTVLHQGEDFYSAPALSADGRHIAWVSWQLPDMPWLQTRVWTANITGDGTLENPRAHTAPQPASIQQPVFAGQDLWVLSDHEGWWQPWQLDTQNPASIWTKAAVPECDHANAPWQLGEVHHCPLLGGGWARAHYDLGRGELWLSGSGHPNPARIAPAFSDFRSLCTCGDFLYAIARSPGRLDAVLKIDSQSAEASVVAGGEPALPGHSLAQPVSFRVPALAEETTAPQGFLYSPLTPGTEPPALILVAHGGPTSAAYPVFNPLIQFWCQRGFAVAEVNYRGSSGYGRAFRLALAERWGEIDVEDMARAADALVATGHADVNQVFIQGRSSGGYTALMALSLDQRYSAGASQFGVTDPMQLRRMTHRFESGYLDWLLGCPERHPQRWQDRTPRLRAAAMAAPVIFFQGGQDKVVVPEQTRMMVAAMEQAGQKPELHWFQNEGHGFLQQANQAAMLEALCSFYQRYGRNTHECIESLS, from the coding sequence GTGGCGTCAAACGCTGGGGTATTTTGGCTGCAAAACGAACCCGAAACCGGCGCCAGCCGGATATGGCACTTGGATGACCAAGGGGCACCGTTTGCGTTGGATACGAATCTACGCAATCTTCGCAGTCGGGTGAATGGCTACGGGGGCGGTGCCCTGGCTGCCGCACCGGATGGTGTGTTTGCCGTTAGCGACGATCAACGCATTCATTTTATCCCTTTGGGCGTTGCGCAAAGCCAGGTGCTGACGACCGATACCGCCGCCTATGGCGGATTGCGGGCTGATCCATTGCGGCAACGGGTGCTGGCGGTACGCGAAACCGGGCAGGGCGTGGCGGATGGTTTTCAGCAACTGGTCGCGGTGGCTCGTGATGGCGCGCTGACGGTGCTGCACCAGGGCGAAGATTTTTACAGTGCGCCCGCGTTGTCGGCAGACGGCCGGCACATTGCCTGGGTGAGCTGGCAACTGCCCGATATGCCCTGGCTGCAAACCCGTGTGTGGACGGCGAACATAACGGGTGATGGCACACTGGAGAATCCTCGGGCGCATACCGCTCCCCAACCAGCGTCTATTCAGCAGCCGGTGTTTGCGGGGCAGGACCTTTGGGTGCTGTCTGACCATGAGGGCTGGTGGCAACCCTGGCAACTCGACACCCAGAACCCCGCGAGTATCTGGACAAAAGCCGCGGTGCCCGAATGCGACCACGCCAATGCACCTTGGCAACTGGGTGAAGTGCACCACTGCCCACTACTGGGGGGAGGTTGGGCTCGCGCCCATTATGACCTCGGCCGCGGCGAGCTGTGGTTGTCGGGCTCTGGCCATCCGAACCCTGCACGGATTGCGCCGGCGTTTAGCGATTTTCGCAGTCTGTGCACCTGTGGCGATTTTCTTTATGCCATTGCACGTTCCCCGGGCCGCCTGGATGCGGTGCTAAAAATAGATTCGCAAAGTGCTGAGGCGAGTGTCGTCGCCGGTGGCGAGCCAGCGCTGCCCGGGCATAGCCTAGCGCAGCCCGTCTCGTTTCGAGTTCCGGCCCTTGCCGAGGAAACGACCGCACCCCAAGGCTTTTTGTATTCGCCTCTGACACCCGGCACAGAGCCACCGGCTCTGATTCTGGTCGCCCACGGTGGGCCAACCTCCGCGGCCTATCCGGTATTCAACCCCCTGATTCAGTTCTGGTGCCAGCGCGGCTTTGCTGTTGCGGAGGTGAACTATCGTGGCAGCAGCGGGTACGGCAGGGCGTTCCGGCTTGCACTGGCAGAGCGCTGGGGCGAGATTGATGTGGAAGACATGGCGCGGGCTGCAGATGCCCTGGTTGCCACAGGCCACGCCGATGTCAATCAGGTGTTTATTCAGGGCCGCAGTTCTGGCGGTTATACCGCGTTGATGGCACTGAGCTTGGATCAGCGCTACAGCGCCGGCGCCAGCCAGTTCGGCGTGACCGATCCTATGCAGCTGCGGCGCATGACCCATCGCTTTGAATCCGGTTATCTGGATTGGTTGTTGGGATGCCCCGAGCGCCATCCGCAACGCTGGCAGGACCGCACCCCCCGGTTACGCGCGGCGGCAATGGCTGCGCCGGTGATCTTTTTTCAGGGCGGTCAGGATAAAGTGGTCGTTCCCGAACAGACCCGCATGATGGTCGCGGCCATG
- the pedF gene encoding cytochrome c-550 PedF, translating into MAISFSLKALATAALLSTAGLVIAHGNVTPQPVDTGDLPVLGADLLLENPFREGGSHGDANALAVQIGESAYAGNCAACHGIRAMSGGLTPDLRELEEWDDEYYMGRVQNGTDRGMPSWKKTLDQNAIWAIRTYVESLPKPE; encoded by the coding sequence ATGGCAATCTCCTTCTCACTCAAAGCACTCGCAACGGCAGCCTTACTGAGCACCGCGGGTTTGGTGATAGCGCACGGCAATGTCACCCCACAACCGGTAGATACCGGCGACCTTCCAGTATTGGGCGCCGATCTTCTGCTTGAAAACCCGTTCCGTGAGGGTGGTTCCCACGGCGATGCGAACGCCCTGGCTGTGCAGATTGGTGAAAGCGCCTACGCCGGCAACTGTGCTGCTTGCCACGGAATTCGGGCAATGTCCGGGGGTTTAACTCCAGATTTGCGCGAACTCGAGGAATGGGACGACGAGTACTATATGGGCCGGGTACAGAATGGTACCGATCGGGGCATGCCGTCGTGGAAAAAAACGCTGGATCAGAATGCGATTTGGGCCATCAGAACCTACGTTGAATCCTTGCCAAAGCCTGAGTGA
- a CDS encoding transporter substrate-binding domain-containing protein gives MKALLRCLVMMLFFQTGMAQEVDDGDMLLNRPAERTYDIIIESGYLKVGVYQNFPPYSYLANGEPQGIDVELGKRIAAAMGVEFKVHWIVPDENLGDDLRNNVWKGHYLAKRRLADVMMRVPYDKQYAYMQDSTGEYINEQVVLFGPYQQETWQIAYNPQKMDSVETIAMFQYHPIGVEIDTLPDFYLTSGLNGRLRGQVRHYTNVHEAFSAIRDGEVSAVMGMRAEIDHELSKAENSGFRQAGNAFPGIGKQVWDVGMAIKSTHRQLGYALEEIVGNIVKSGELEGMFADVNLRYSVPQYYRAFLSEEAIAQAEGKP, from the coding sequence ATGAAAGCGCTGTTACGATGTTTGGTAATGATGCTGTTTTTTCAAACGGGTATGGCTCAGGAAGTGGATGACGGCGACATGCTGCTGAACCGGCCTGCTGAGCGTACTTACGACATCATTATTGAGTCCGGTTATCTGAAGGTGGGGGTATACCAGAATTTTCCACCCTATTCTTACCTAGCGAACGGCGAGCCCCAGGGCATTGATGTGGAGCTGGGCAAGCGCATTGCTGCCGCTATGGGCGTGGAGTTCAAAGTGCACTGGATTGTGCCGGATGAAAACCTGGGGGACGACCTGCGCAACAACGTCTGGAAAGGGCACTATCTGGCCAAGCGGCGCCTGGCGGATGTGATGATGCGGGTGCCTTACGACAAACAATACGCCTATATGCAGGATTCTACTGGCGAGTATATAAACGAGCAGGTAGTGCTGTTTGGTCCTTACCAGCAAGAAACCTGGCAAATTGCATACAACCCGCAAAAGATGGACTCCGTCGAAACCATTGCGATGTTTCAGTACCACCCGATTGGCGTGGAAATCGACACCTTGCCGGACTTTTATCTGACCTCTGGCCTGAACGGTCGTCTTCGCGGTCAGGTTCGCCATTACACCAATGTTCACGAGGCGTTCAGTGCCATACGCGATGGCGAGGTCAGCGCCGTCATGGGCATGCGTGCTGAAATCGATCATGAGTTGTCGAAAGCTGAAAACAGCGGGTTCAGGCAGGCTGGTAATGCTTTTCCGGGTATTGGCAAGCAAGTTTGGGATGTGGGAATGGCCATCAAGAGCACACATCGACAACTGGGTTATGCCCTTGAAGAGATTGTGGGCAACATCGTTAAATCGGGGGAGTTGGAAGGGATGTTTGCTGACGTTAACCTGCGCTACAGCGTGCCCCAATATTATCGGGCGTTCCTGAGCGAAGAGGCGATTGCGCAGGCCGAAGGTAAACCCTGA
- a CDS encoding aldehyde dehydrogenase family protein: MIYAQPGKEGSVVSFKARYGNYIGGEWVAPVKGQYFDNITPITGNVICEIPRSTAEDIELALDAAHKAAPAWGRTSVQERSRILLKIADRIEENLELLAVAETWDNGKAIRETLNADIPLAADHFRYFAGCIRAQEGHMGEIDHNTVAYHFHEPLGVVGQIIPWNFPILMAAWKLGPCLAAGNCTVLKPAEQTPASILVLMELIGDLLPPGVLNVVNGYGIEAGQALATSKRIAKIAFTGSTPVGTHVLKCAAENLIPSTVELGGKSPNIYFADVMKAEPEFIDKCIEGLVLAFFNQGEVCTCPSRALVQEDMYDEFMEQVVARTKAIKRGNPLDTDVQVGAQASKEQFDKILSYLEIGKQEGAEVLTGGGREHLEGEFANGFYIQPTLFKGDNKMRVFQEEIFGPVVGVTTFKTEEEALAIANDTEFGLGAGVWSRDTNVAYRMGRNIQAGRVWLNCFHAYPAHAAFGGYKKSGIGRETHKLALDHYQQTKCMLTSYDINPLGFF, from the coding sequence ATGATCTACGCACAACCAGGAAAGGAAGGCTCGGTCGTTTCTTTCAAAGCGCGTTATGGAAACTACATTGGCGGCGAGTGGGTTGCCCCGGTAAAAGGGCAGTATTTTGACAACATCACGCCGATTACCGGTAATGTGATTTGTGAGATTCCCCGTTCCACCGCCGAAGATATCGAGTTGGCACTGGACGCTGCACACAAAGCGGCGCCGGCTTGGGGCCGAACGTCGGTACAGGAGCGTTCCCGCATTCTGTTGAAAATAGCGGACCGCATAGAAGAAAACCTGGAACTGCTGGCGGTTGCAGAAACTTGGGACAACGGCAAAGCCATTCGTGAAACTCTGAACGCTGACATTCCACTGGCGGCTGACCACTTCCGCTATTTTGCCGGTTGTATTCGCGCTCAGGAAGGCCATATGGGTGAAATCGACCATAACACCGTGGCCTATCATTTCCACGAGCCGCTGGGTGTCGTTGGGCAAATTATTCCTTGGAACTTCCCGATTCTGATGGCGGCCTGGAAGCTTGGCCCATGCCTTGCGGCCGGCAACTGCACCGTCCTGAAGCCGGCCGAGCAAACGCCCGCGAGCATACTGGTACTGATGGAGCTGATTGGTGACCTGCTGCCGCCGGGCGTGCTTAACGTGGTCAACGGTTACGGTATTGAAGCCGGCCAGGCACTGGCGACCAGCAAGCGCATTGCTAAAATCGCCTTTACCGGCTCTACACCGGTAGGCACGCACGTTTTGAAATGCGCCGCTGAAAACCTTATTCCGTCCACGGTGGAACTGGGTGGCAAATCGCCAAACATTTATTTCGCAGATGTGATGAAAGCCGAGCCTGAATTCATCGACAAGTGCATTGAAGGCCTGGTTTTGGCGTTCTTCAACCAGGGTGAAGTGTGTACCTGTCCGTCCCGCGCCCTGGTGCAGGAAGACATGTACGACGAGTTCATGGAACAAGTGGTTGCACGCACCAAGGCAATCAAGCGGGGTAACCCGCTGGATACCGACGTTCAGGTGGGCGCCCAGGCCAGCAAAGAACAATTCGACAAGATTCTGTCATACCTTGAGATTGGCAAGCAAGAAGGCGCTGAAGTGCTCACCGGCGGCGGCCGCGAGCATCTGGAAGGCGAGTTTGCTAATGGCTTCTACATCCAGCCCACGTTGTTTAAGGGCGACAACAAGATGCGGGTGTTCCAGGAAGAGATCTTCGGCCCGGTTGTGGGGGTAACGACCTTCAAAACCGAGGAAGAAGCGCTGGCCATCGCCAACGATACCGAGTTTGGCTTGGGCGCAGGTGTCTGGTCCCGTGATACCAACGTGGCTTACCGCATGGGTCGCAACATTCAGGCCGGTCGGGTCTGGCTGAACTGCTTCCACGCGTATCCCGCCCACGCCGCCTTCGGTGGTTATAAGAAATCCGGTATTGGTCGTGAAACCCATAAGTTGGCGCTTGATCACTACCAGCAAACCAAGTGCATGCTGACCAGCTACGACATCAACCCACTGGGCTTTTTCTAG
- the pqqA gene encoding pyrroloquinoline quinone precursor peptide PqqA, with product MWTKPAYEDLRIGFEVTMYFANR from the coding sequence ATGTGGACAAAACCAGCTTATGAAGATCTGCGTATTGGTTTCGAAGTCACTATGTACTTCGCCAACCGCTGA
- the pqqE gene encoding pyrroloquinoline quinone biosynthesis protein PqqE: MNMPSSTLTGQKAGTIGPPLWLLAELTYRCPLQCPYCSNPLDFVQTERELSTEDWVKVLRQGREMGAAQLGFSGGEPLVRQDLQELIAEARHLGYYSNLITSGLGLTEAKVKSFASAGLDHIQVSFQASDPELNNALAGSRKAFEQKLAMARAVKEAGYPMVLNFVIHRHNIHQMNDIMALCERLGADFVELATCQYYGWAFKNREGLMPSRAQLEKAEREVNQYRARLLDAGSAMKLIFVTPDYYEERPKACMNGWGSLFLTVAPDGAALPCHSARLLPIDFPNVRDNDLKHIWYDSPGFNHYRGDSWMPEPCQSCDEKGKDFGGCRCQAFLLTGNADNADPVCSKSIHHDRVLAARQAADHATAGIEELTYRNAGNSRMFFRS, encoded by the coding sequence ATGAATATGCCTTCATCCACGCTGACCGGCCAGAAAGCGGGCACCATCGGACCACCCTTATGGCTGCTGGCCGAGCTAACCTACCGCTGCCCGTTGCAGTGCCCGTACTGTTCAAACCCGTTGGATTTTGTCCAGACCGAGCGTGAGCTCAGCACGGAAGACTGGGTGAAAGTGCTACGCCAGGGACGGGAAATGGGCGCGGCCCAGCTGGGATTTTCCGGCGGTGAGCCGCTGGTGCGTCAAGATCTTCAAGAGCTGATTGCGGAAGCGCGGCACCTGGGTTATTACAGCAATCTGATCACGTCTGGCCTGGGCCTGACTGAAGCCAAAGTAAAGTCTTTCGCCAGCGCAGGGCTGGATCATATTCAGGTCAGTTTTCAGGCCTCAGACCCAGAGCTGAACAACGCGCTGGCCGGTTCTCGCAAGGCGTTTGAGCAAAAACTGGCGATGGCGCGGGCGGTGAAAGAAGCCGGCTATCCCATGGTTTTGAATTTTGTGATTCACCGCCACAACATTCACCAGATGAACGACATTATGGCGCTGTGTGAGCGCCTGGGGGCGGATTTCGTAGAGCTGGCGACCTGCCAGTATTACGGTTGGGCGTTCAAAAATCGCGAAGGCCTCATGCCGTCACGCGCGCAGCTGGAGAAAGCCGAGCGTGAAGTGAATCAGTATCGTGCGCGCCTGCTGGACGCCGGCTCGGCCATGAAGCTGATTTTTGTTACCCCCGACTATTACGAGGAGCGCCCGAAAGCCTGTATGAACGGTTGGGGCAGTCTGTTTTTGACAGTGGCACCGGATGGTGCGGCGCTGCCTTGTCACAGTGCGCGTTTGTTGCCCATCGATTTTCCCAATGTGCGCGACAATGATTTGAAACACATCTGGTACGACAGCCCGGGCTTCAACCATTACCGCGGTGATAGCTGGATGCCGGAGCCGTGCCAATCCTGTGATGAGAAAGGAAAGGATTTTGGCGGCTGCCGCTGCCAGGCTTTTTTACTGACCGGTAACGCCGACAATGCTGATCCGGTGTGCAGCAAATCGATCCACCACGACCGTGTTCTGGCTGCACGCCAGGCCGCCGACCATGCCACCGCGGGCATTGAGGAACTGACTTATCGTAACGCCGGCAACTCCCGTATGTTCTTCCGCAGTTAG